Proteins from a genomic interval of Trifolium pratense cultivar HEN17-A07 linkage group LG6, ARS_RC_1.1, whole genome shotgun sequence:
- the LOC123889823 gene encoding AT-hook motif nuclear-localized protein 23 isoform X2: MNTFLVVRMAASSTTLFISLSLSFLFQSHPIPFSQQYSIDPFVFLFYMAGIDLGSASQHFVHRLQRPDLEVHDESQDQDGNNNHEGLDLVSPNHGLGDVVGRRPRGRPPGSKNKPKPPVIITRESANTLRAHILEVSSGCDVFDSVATYARKRQRGICVLSGSGTVTNVTLRQPAAAGSVVTLHGRFEILSLSGSFLPPPAPPGATSLSVFLGGGQGQVVGGNVVGPLVASGPVIVIASSFTNVAYERLPLDEDESLQMQQGQSSAGGGGGGGDGVNNSFPDPSSGLPFFNLPLNMPQLPVDGWAGNSGGRQSY, from the exons atgaaTACTTTCCTAGTTGTGAGAATGGCTGCAAGTTCCACCACTTTATTTATCTCTCTGTCTCTCTCTTTCCTCTTCCAATCTCATCCTATTCCGTTTTCTCAGCAGTACTCAATTGATCCATTTGTTTTTCTATTC TATATGGCCGGCATAGACTTGGGTTCAGCATCACAACACTTTGTTCATCGTCTCCAACGCCCTGACCTTGAAGTTCATGATGAGAGTCAAGACCAAGATGGAAACAACAACCATGAAGGGCTTGACCTAGTTTCACCAAATCATGGTCTTGGTGATGTTGTTGGTCGTAGACCCAGGGGAAGACCTCCGGGCTCAAAGAACAAACCTAAACCACCAGTTATCATCACAAGAGAGAGTGCAAACACACTTAGGGCTCACATCCTTGAGGTCAGTAGTGGTTGTGATGTGTTTGACTCTGTGGCTACCTATGCAAGAAAGCGTCAAAGAGGGATCTGTGTCCTCAGTGGTAGTGGAACTGTCACTAACGTGACCCTGCGACAGCCAGCTGCCGCAGGATCTGTGGTGACACTTCACGGAAGATTTGAGATATTATCTTTGTCTGGATCGTTTCTACCTCCCCCGGCTCCACCTGGTGCTACAAGTTTGAGTGTGTTCCTTGGTGGAGGTCAAGGTCAAGTTGTGGGAGGAAATGTTGTTGGTCCTTTGGTTGCTTCTGGGCCAGTTATTGTTATTGCTTCATCTTTCACTAACGTAGCATATGAGAGGTTACCGTTAGATGAAGATGAATCTCTTCAGATGCAACAAGGGCAATCATCTGCaggcggtggtggtggtggtggtgatggtgtTAATAACTCTTTTCCTGACCCGTCTTCGGGGCTTCCATTCTTCAATTTACCTCTAAATATGCCTCAATTGCCTGTGGATGGTTGGGCCGGAAACTCCGGTGGAAGACAATCTTATTGA
- the LOC123889823 gene encoding AT-hook motif nuclear-localized protein 23 isoform X1: MAGIDLGSASQHFVHRLQRPDLEVHDESQDQDGNNNHEGLDLVSPNHGLGDVVGRRPRGRPPGSKNKPKPPVIITRESANTLRAHILEVSSGCDVFDSVATYARKRQRGICVLSGSGTVTNVTLRQPAAAGSVVTLHGRFEILSLSGSFLPPPAPPGATSLSVFLGGGQGQVVGGNVVGPLVASGPVIVIASSFTNVAYERLPLDEDESLQMQQGQSSAGGGGGGGDGVNNSFPDPSSGLPFFNLPLNMPQLPVDGWAGNSGGRQSY, encoded by the coding sequence ATGGCCGGCATAGACTTGGGTTCAGCATCACAACACTTTGTTCATCGTCTCCAACGCCCTGACCTTGAAGTTCATGATGAGAGTCAAGACCAAGATGGAAACAACAACCATGAAGGGCTTGACCTAGTTTCACCAAATCATGGTCTTGGTGATGTTGTTGGTCGTAGACCCAGGGGAAGACCTCCGGGCTCAAAGAACAAACCTAAACCACCAGTTATCATCACAAGAGAGAGTGCAAACACACTTAGGGCTCACATCCTTGAGGTCAGTAGTGGTTGTGATGTGTTTGACTCTGTGGCTACCTATGCAAGAAAGCGTCAAAGAGGGATCTGTGTCCTCAGTGGTAGTGGAACTGTCACTAACGTGACCCTGCGACAGCCAGCTGCCGCAGGATCTGTGGTGACACTTCACGGAAGATTTGAGATATTATCTTTGTCTGGATCGTTTCTACCTCCCCCGGCTCCACCTGGTGCTACAAGTTTGAGTGTGTTCCTTGGTGGAGGTCAAGGTCAAGTTGTGGGAGGAAATGTTGTTGGTCCTTTGGTTGCTTCTGGGCCAGTTATTGTTATTGCTTCATCTTTCACTAACGTAGCATATGAGAGGTTACCGTTAGATGAAGATGAATCTCTTCAGATGCAACAAGGGCAATCATCTGCaggcggtggtggtggtggtggtgatggtgtTAATAACTCTTTTCCTGACCCGTCTTCGGGGCTTCCATTCTTCAATTTACCTCTAAATATGCCTCAATTGCCTGTGGATGGTTGGGCCGGAAACTCCGGTGGAAGACAATCTTATTGA
- the LOC123892309 gene encoding 40S ribosomal protein S10-1-like — translation MQSFKSREYVRETFAWMHYYSFLTNDGIEFLRTYLNLPYEIVPATLKKQAKPTGARPFGGDSPRGPPRFEGERRFGGDRDGYRGGPRGPGGEFGGEKGGAPADYRPSFGIQ, via the exons ATGCAGAGCTTCAAATCAAGGGAATATGTCAGAGAAACTTTTGCTTGGATGCACTATTACTCGTTTCTTACCAATGATGGAATTGAGTTCCTTAGGACTTACCTCAATCTTCCATATGAGATTGTGCCAGCTACTTTGAAGAAACAGGCTAAGCCAACTGGTGCAAGGCCATTCGGCGGTGATAGCCCTAG GGGTCCACCTAGATTCGAGGGAGAAAGGAGATTTGGTGGTGACCGTGATGGTTATCGTGGAGGTCCTAGAGGACCTGGTGGTGAGTTTGGTGGAGAAAAGGGTGGAGCTCCAGCCGACTATAGACCTTCTTTCGGG ATACAATGA